A single window of Herpetosiphon gulosus DNA harbors:
- a CDS encoding STAS domain-containing protein, translating into MQPRRWIQRLVLAGTSLIFLVLLVLLGFNLQTLGVATRFFTLDGGIWNPTQLEREILRLRVIANEISMGTPNLGNEFVLRRNLVGSRINVLSDFYRVEQDDQRSMLERSSFEVIKREFFTLENQTRFNISENSVQELIPVLINMESNARTMVNERRQIVDRASQFQRQSLERLRVTLLFMLGGILIQVPIFFLLTRRRFDTTLQKAYSTLQERSTALEQSQRELASSHAHAQQQNEALQQTLADLEQSMAERSALQTTVQQMQFPIIPLRNRMAIMPVIGNLSAERVQIAIESATHYVEVKRIKILLFDITGVSAIDQAAAASMQQLLQMLRLLGCEPVLVGVTPAVAEELVHTGLSQQSLQTYANLQQAIEVTAKTIE; encoded by the coding sequence ATGCAACCTCGCCGTTGGATTCAACGATTGGTGCTTGCTGGCACAAGCTTGATCTTTTTGGTCTTGCTTGTACTGTTGGGCTTTAATTTACAAACTTTAGGCGTGGCCACCCGTTTTTTTACGCTTGATGGTGGGATCTGGAACCCAACTCAGCTTGAGCGTGAAATTCTGCGTTTGAGGGTGATTGCCAACGAAATTAGCATGGGCACGCCCAATTTAGGCAATGAGTTTGTGCTGCGGCGTAATTTGGTTGGCAGCCGCATTAATGTGTTGAGTGATTTTTATCGGGTTGAGCAAGATGATCAGCGTAGCATGCTCGAACGGAGTTCATTTGAAGTGATTAAGCGTGAATTCTTTACGCTTGAAAATCAAACCCGCTTCAATATTTCAGAGAATTCAGTGCAAGAATTAATTCCAGTATTAATTAATATGGAATCGAATGCCCGCACGATGGTTAACGAGCGTCGCCAAATTGTTGATCGGGCTTCGCAATTCCAACGTCAATCGCTTGAACGCTTGCGAGTCACGCTCTTATTTATGCTTGGTGGGATTTTAATTCAAGTACCGATTTTCTTTTTGTTAACGCGTCGCCGTTTTGATACTACTCTACAAAAAGCCTATAGCACGTTGCAAGAGCGTTCGACCGCGCTTGAGCAATCGCAGCGCGAATTAGCCAGCTCGCATGCCCATGCCCAGCAACAAAATGAGGCTTTGCAACAAACTTTGGCCGATTTAGAGCAAAGTATGGCTGAACGTAGCGCCTTGCAAACCACCGTTCAGCAGATGCAGTTTCCAATTATTCCGTTGCGCAACCGGATGGCGATTATGCCAGTGATCGGCAATTTATCAGCCGAGCGGGTTCAAATTGCGATCGAATCGGCGACCCATTATGTTGAAGTCAAACGAATTAAAATTCTGCTGTTTGACATAACTGGGGTTTCGGCGATTGATCAAGCGGCGGCGGCCAGCATGCAGCAATTATTGCAAATGTTGCGTTTGCTCGGCTGTGAGCCAGTCTTGGTTGGCGTAACGCCCGCTGTGGCCGAAGAATTAGTCCACACAGGCTTGAGTCAACAGAGCTTGCAAACCTATGCTAACTTGCAGCAAGCAATTGAGGTTACCGCCAAAACGATTGAGTAG
- a CDS encoding choice-of-anchor I family protein — protein sequence MRFRRTAYGLGLSLLLATLPHASLATPALTTTGVPTDPTPAIKLTRIGRYNPGPFRSADPRAAEIVDFDPQSQRMVLINGFNSALDIVDLSNPANPQLLTTIAITPTSSNVPNSVAVHNGLVAVAANAAVKTEPGRVVLFNRDGVFLNEITVGAVPDMLTFTPDGRRIVVAIEGEPNSYNQVDSVDPEGAVAIIDLPQNFASITTTSVLSSSLVGFTDFNLGGSRHAELDPQIRIFGPNASVAQDLEPEYLTISADSSKAYVTLQENNALALIDLNAGRVQWLKGLGYKNHNIVGYGLDPSDSDGANAIAPWPVLGMYQPDTISSYDANNQTYLVTANEGDARDYTGFTEEVRVKNVVLDSSVFTNATSLQQDAQLGRLNITNTKGSFGGLHHALYAFGARSFSIWDGTTGQLVFDSGDDLETRTAAAFPNNFNANNTAHSRDNRSDDKGPEPEALAVATIDGRSYAFVGLERMGGIMVYDVSIPQAPQFLEYFAARSFPSSYVTGTPDDLGPEGMHVIAAEDSPTGKPLLLVANEVSGSVSIYQITAQTPHMYLGLSDGLTSVQPNTPVIASLSLNNQQTEPNARPATELQVQYLMPSQLTYNDCTISSPLVGTCSQQNGIVSFNLTTPFSSASQGLLQVSTTVKPNATGTIEHQASLSYRDTGELQITVQASDTTTIGIAPLITSGLPAAASYGAAYSHTLTASGIPTPTLNLVGNLPAGLTFDSQSGILAGTPTTSGSFPNLIFQVSNGIGTMVTQSFTLTVAKAPLQVVADNQRRLFGQPNPPLSYQVTGLRLQDTAASALTGTLTTTATLTSPLGEYPISQGNLQAQHYHINFSAGTLTIAANAVYLPLIGK from the coding sequence ATGCGTTTTCGGCGAACAGCATACGGGCTAGGATTAAGTTTATTGTTAGCAACCCTCCCCCACGCAAGCTTGGCAACCCCAGCGCTCACTACCACTGGCGTTCCAACCGACCCCACTCCGGCAATCAAACTCACGCGAATTGGCCGTTACAACCCAGGCCCGTTTCGTAGCGCTGATCCACGGGCGGCGGAAATTGTTGATTTTGATCCGCAAAGCCAGCGCATGGTCTTGATCAATGGCTTTAACAGCGCCTTAGATATTGTTGATTTGAGCAATCCGGCCAATCCACAGTTGCTTACAACGATCGCCATCACGCCAACCAGCAGCAATGTGCCCAATAGTGTGGCCGTCCACAATGGCTTGGTCGCGGTGGCCGCCAATGCTGCCGTCAAAACTGAGCCTGGGCGGGTGGTGTTGTTCAATCGCGATGGTGTGTTTTTGAATGAAATCACGGTTGGGGCAGTACCCGATATGCTGACCTTCACGCCCGATGGCCGCCGGATCGTGGTGGCGATCGAGGGCGAACCGAACAGCTATAACCAAGTTGATTCGGTTGACCCTGAGGGCGCGGTGGCGATTATCGATTTGCCGCAAAATTTTGCCAGCATTACGACCACCAGCGTGCTTTCCTCAAGTTTGGTTGGTTTTACCGATTTTAATCTTGGTGGCAGCCGCCATGCTGAGCTTGACCCACAAATTCGGATTTTCGGGCCAAATGCTAGTGTTGCCCAAGATTTGGAGCCGGAATATTTAACTATCTCAGCCGATTCGAGCAAGGCCTATGTTACGCTGCAAGAAAATAATGCTTTGGCCTTGATCGATCTCAATGCAGGGCGAGTGCAGTGGCTAAAAGGCTTGGGCTATAAAAATCACAATATCGTGGGCTATGGGCTTGATCCCAGTGATAGCGATGGTGCGAATGCAATTGCGCCATGGCCGGTGTTGGGTATGTATCAACCAGATACGATTAGTAGCTATGATGCCAACAACCAAACCTATTTGGTAACTGCCAATGAAGGTGATGCCCGCGATTACACAGGTTTTACTGAAGAGGTGCGGGTAAAAAATGTCGTGCTTGATTCGAGTGTGTTTACCAATGCAACCAGCCTGCAACAAGATGCCCAGCTTGGCCGCTTGAATATCACGAATACCAAGGGCAGCTTTGGCGGTCTACACCATGCGCTGTATGCATTTGGCGCACGCTCATTTTCAATTTGGGATGGCACGACAGGTCAGTTGGTGTTTGATAGTGGCGATGATTTGGAAACCCGGACTGCCGCCGCTTTTCCAAATAACTTTAATGCCAATAACACCGCCCACAGCCGCGATAACCGCAGTGACGACAAAGGCCCAGAGCCAGAAGCCTTAGCAGTAGCGACGATTGATGGTCGTAGCTATGCTTTTGTCGGCTTGGAGCGGATGGGCGGAATTATGGTCTACGACGTGAGCATCCCGCAAGCGCCGCAATTTCTCGAATATTTCGCTGCGCGTAGTTTCCCCAGCAGCTATGTCACGGGCACACCTGATGATCTTGGGCCTGAAGGTATGCATGTGATCGCAGCCGAAGATAGCCCAACTGGCAAGCCCTTGTTGTTGGTTGCCAACGAAGTTAGCGGCTCGGTCTCGATCTATCAAATTACAGCCCAAACTCCCCACATGTACTTGGGCTTGAGTGATGGTTTGACCAGCGTGCAACCCAACACTCCGGTTATTGCCTCGCTGAGCTTGAATAATCAACAAACTGAGCCAAACGCCCGCCCCGCGACTGAGCTGCAGGTGCAGTATCTTATGCCAAGCCAATTAACCTACAACGATTGTACAATTTCCAGTCCCTTGGTGGGCACATGTAGCCAGCAAAATGGCATAGTAAGTTTCAATCTGACCACGCCATTTTCCTCGGCCAGCCAAGGTTTGTTGCAAGTTTCCACCACGGTCAAGCCTAATGCCACAGGCACAATTGAGCATCAAGCCAGCCTCAGCTATCGCGATACTGGTGAATTGCAAATAACCGTTCAAGCCAGCGATACGACCACAATTGGCATTGCTCCGTTGATTACCAGCGGATTGCCAGCGGCGGCGAGCTATGGCGCGGCCTATAGCCACACGCTAACGGCAAGCGGCATCCCAACCCCAACCCTTAATTTGGTTGGAAACTTGCCAGCAGGCTTGACCTTCGATAGCCAAAGCGGAATCTTGGCGGGTACGCCGACCACCAGCGGTAGTTTCCCAAATTTGATCTTCCAAGTAAGCAACGGAATTGGTACAATGGTAACGCAAAGCTTTACGCTGACTGTTGCCAAAGCGCCATTGCAGGTCGTTGCTGATAACCAACGTCGTTTATTCGGCCAACCCAACCCGCCCTTGAGCTATCAAGTAACTGGCTTGCGCTTGCAAGATACGGCTGCAAGTGCATTAACTGGCACATTAACCACAACCGCAACCCTCACCAGCCCGCTTGGTGAGTATCCAATTAGCCAAGGTAATTTGCAGGCTCAACACTACCACATTAACTTTAGCGCTGGCACACTCACCATCGCAGCCAATGCGGTTTACCTACCCTTGATTGGGAAATAA
- a CDS encoding molybdopterin-dependent oxidoreductase → MGRAFHTGFRLLMVTMVVLGSLVACGETTIDPASTYKVITPASIKAGEAIPAPSSEVILSLSGLIGQTNNAQQLDFSMDTLEQLGVVEYTLEDPFLGRTVTYQGVLISSIFEAAKVAEGAKTVKAVALNDYSIDIPIDELRTMPVILATRLDGERMAVADKGPLEIVFPYHAYKLEHEKYVGMWIWQLRSMEIK, encoded by the coding sequence ATGGGCCGCGCGTTTCACACTGGGTTTCGGTTATTGATGGTTACTATGGTTGTTTTGGGGAGTTTGGTTGCTTGTGGTGAAACCACGATTGATCCGGCGAGCACCTACAAGGTTATTACTCCAGCCTCGATTAAAGCGGGTGAAGCGATTCCTGCTCCAAGCTCAGAGGTTATTTTGAGCCTCAGTGGCCTGATTGGCCAAACCAACAATGCCCAACAACTCGATTTTAGTATGGACACGCTTGAGCAATTGGGCGTGGTTGAATATACCCTCGAAGATCCTTTTTTGGGTCGCACGGTCACCTATCAAGGGGTTTTGATCAGCAGTATTTTTGAGGCGGCTAAGGTTGCTGAGGGAGCCAAAACAGTCAAAGCCGTAGCGCTGAATGACTATAGCATTGATATTCCAATCGATGAATTACGCACAATGCCCGTCATCTTGGCGACCCGCCTTGATGGTGAGCGCATGGCTGTTGCCGATAAAGGCCCGCTAGAAATTGTTTTTCCATACCACGCCTACAAGCTTGAGCATGAAAAATATGTTGGCATGTGGATCTGGCAGTTGCGGAGTATGGAGATTAAATAA
- the trmD gene encoding tRNA (guanosine(37)-N1)-methyltransferase TrmD, whose translation MRFDILTLFPAMFAGPLTESILKRAAQAELLQFHLHDIRDYATDKHKMVDDSPTGGGAGMVMKPGPLALCTEAVLAADPNPAPVVLMTPSGRVFNQTLAREWAQLPRLVLVCGHYEGIDERYIERYVTDQVSLGDFVLTGGELAAMTIVDAVGRLVPEVLDPESLTHESHDDGLLEYPHYTKPAEWDGVAVPPILLSGHHAKIAQWRHEQRLRRTLERRPDMLRHATLSKKDRQLLNEWGWMKDEG comes from the coding sequence ATGCGTTTTGATATTTTGACCTTGTTTCCGGCCATGTTTGCTGGCCCACTGACTGAAAGCATTTTGAAACGGGCGGCTCAAGCTGAATTATTACAATTTCACTTGCATGATATTCGCGATTACGCCACCGACAAGCATAAAATGGTCGATGATTCGCCAACTGGCGGCGGGGCAGGGATGGTGATGAAGCCGGGGCCGTTGGCGCTCTGCACCGAAGCCGTATTGGCTGCCGATCCCAATCCGGCTCCGGTGGTACTGATGACTCCCAGCGGACGCGTGTTTAACCAAACCCTCGCCCGCGAATGGGCGCAACTGCCGCGTTTGGTGTTGGTATGTGGTCACTACGAGGGCATCGACGAGCGCTATATCGAACGCTATGTGACCGATCAAGTGTCGCTGGGCGATTTTGTGCTAACTGGCGGAGAATTGGCAGCCATGACAATTGTCGATGCAGTTGGCCGCCTGGTGCCCGAGGTGCTCGACCCTGAATCGCTAACTCACGAAAGCCACGACGATGGGTTATTGGAATACCCGCATTATACCAAGCCCGCCGAGTGGGATGGGGTTGCCGTACCGCCAATTTTGCTGAGTGGACATCACGCCAAGATTGCTCAATGGCGACATGAGCAGCGTTTACGCCGCACCTTGGAACGTCGCCCCGATATGTTGCGCCATGCCACACTCTCCAAAAAAGATCGTCAATTGCTCAACGAATGGGGCTGGATGAAGGATGAAGGATGA